A part of Bacteroidia bacterium genomic DNA contains:
- a CDS encoding T9SS type A sorting domain-containing protein translates to MISAIFNLFRFPICLMFALMLALQQMAAQPLTFPNNFHAFVDWADIDQDGDPDLLYSYRVLNNSQAWTRLALNTNGSFAFAADTITQTFGFVKWGDFDNDGDLDFAQLGAQPGIYENTGNLTFSKLPTVLPAYKGELDWGDYDNDGDLDLAIAGNVSGNWYDTAYIHLFQNDAGGFSELTGFNPVANPLFDIKDIQWVDYDVDGDLDLTFSMFGYSGQAGRKGAILLENNGGIFADLGLTMKGLRAAWGDIDQDGDPDVNCGRNFNNASQSISYLQTLPGVFQDSLLVSLGGLAHMGLSKLGDWDNDGDLDWMIAGGLDATPVTGRLLNNSGGSFSPGTSFASFKSPVSGGFADTDGDGDLDFLISGVDGFTGSETYATLLYQNSASISNTPPSIPSGLAGNISGGNCANVTVIFQWNPATDNETASAGLTYHLRVGTSPGGHEVFSGAKHWQPGPGNVQQNTSWTIENLNLSQPLYWSVEAVDNSFATSGFAPEQVLLPPGGNALFADAGISFPGIGVGSLEWGDFDADGDLDILASGDQQINGPGTTRLYRNDGGSFSLVSPLPFANLKEGSARFIDFDRDNDLDVILMGRNSSNTPLTILYQNASGTYLPVLNPNFTGLYRGSLSVADYDDNGYADVVAMGLNAAGTPQTILYSNIDGTLEQSGIPLTGLYDGDISWHDRSDRFPDLVISGKGFLGDAYTFYYQNIEGDLTQVGSNNLLSPMAESAIAANNRDGAGFYEYVVMGSTSSSPQTFAYVFDDQTESLPGFLYGDIVWIDFDSDGDNDLAMTGLDLQSNQVQTRLYQNINDSYSLVCGAVPEEGNDRSRLAVADFDQDGDLDLMFTSFDGNGQAFGRLYQNDNNAVNTPPSLPPGFSLSANCNVLELSWDPANDNESPSHALSYAVKAGTNAGGNDIYPGQALSDGSLLLTGEGNNGSLTSVRIPVSASGMYYVGVQTIDNGFEASGFLIDSIAVVIVPDSQLVVSEVPIQFPRANSRGQQIRLFDLDENGYPDVFTKTRRGSNIPYVDSTWVLLNDGSSYSLDTLFSHDEISTFVDFDDFNGDGQIDLLYTVDFSPIIGQPDSTYIYPGLGNGAFGAPVKDTLPDFLSVSSGQVVDYNHDGNTDLLVSEQNLASKPYKILYYDDSRAVLDVVELDSSTYTSTFFRSLNRFQFDLNSDGYADLVVGKRDSATFFLFRRNPLTYINDQNGGFTLYDHIRPDTAAIYPHLEYYPGDLDNDGDQDLIARYLIGEPGTPDRRSVFRFMRNDGNLVFTTLNLASTEDSLVILAGPGAVFDFDNDGDLDILTLELSLSGSIHLIENFGNFEFHERKLCLDYEKPSLILTDLNGDQNMDLIGISSGGIAPVLRQATYQTASPNVAPSAPSGLTAVYRPADSVLTLSWLPSTDDKTPAPGLSYNLRMGSAPGVADIIHPLSVIDTGNPLDGRRLITEIGNAFQQTAWNFHKVKIGVDYYWSVQAIDHSYAGSAFGAEHIAASNRSNGNGAASGTMGTGNPDGRYGAGRSSGLDVPIPDAWIALTDDLSGDTLLVDKTDSQGHFDFLNLLSGDYRIVAAYNNLPMHPDNPVLSLSSGNETFAVTVLASTDYIYVVIDSVTSRIQSGLSPDKLLVYPNPAEDLVVIEYPYHAPGSAEVQLVNMLGECLTRQPWDGFGKMKLDLSPFPSGFYLLNFVSPTGTLSRKLVIN, encoded by the coding sequence ATGATTTCAGCCATTTTTAACCTATTCAGATTCCCGATATGTCTGATGTTTGCCCTGATGCTGGCCCTGCAGCAAATGGCCGCACAGCCACTGACTTTCCCCAACAATTTCCACGCATTTGTGGACTGGGCAGATATCGATCAGGACGGCGACCCCGATTTATTGTATTCCTACCGGGTTTTAAACAATTCACAGGCGTGGACCCGGCTTGCCCTGAATACAAATGGTAGTTTTGCTTTTGCTGCGGATACCATAACCCAGACATTTGGTTTTGTCAAATGGGGCGATTTTGACAACGACGGCGACCTGGACTTCGCCCAACTGGGTGCTCAGCCGGGGATATATGAAAACACAGGAAATCTGACATTTTCCAAGCTTCCCACCGTGTTGCCAGCCTATAAAGGGGAACTCGACTGGGGCGATTATGACAACGATGGCGATCTGGACCTGGCGATTGCCGGAAATGTATCCGGCAACTGGTATGATACGGCCTATATCCATCTCTTTCAAAATGATGCAGGGGGTTTTAGTGAATTAACCGGTTTTAACCCGGTGGCAAATCCATTGTTTGACATTAAAGATATTCAGTGGGTGGATTATGATGTGGACGGCGATCTGGATCTAACTTTCAGCATGTTTGGCTATTCCGGTCAGGCTGGCCGGAAAGGAGCGATTTTGCTGGAAAATAATGGCGGGATTTTCGCTGATTTGGGTCTCACTATGAAGGGCCTTCGTGCAGCATGGGGGGATATTGACCAGGACGGCGACCCGGATGTAAACTGCGGACGTAATTTTAATAACGCTTCTCAAAGCATTTCTTACCTACAGACATTACCCGGAGTATTTCAGGATAGCCTGTTGGTGAGTCTGGGCGGCCTGGCCCATATGGGGCTTTCAAAACTGGGGGACTGGGACAACGATGGCGATCTGGACTGGATGATTGCCGGAGGACTGGATGCTACCCCGGTAACGGGCAGATTACTGAACAATAGCGGGGGAAGTTTTTCCCCCGGAACCAGTTTTGCCAGTTTCAAATCGCCGGTAAGTGGGGGTTTTGCAGATACAGACGGCGATGGCGACCTCGATTTTCTGATTTCCGGGGTAGATGGATTTACCGGATCAGAAACCTATGCCACACTGTTGTATCAAAATTCAGCCTCCATCTCCAACACCCCGCCTTCTATACCTTCAGGGCTTGCAGGCAATATCAGCGGCGGGAATTGTGCCAATGTGACCGTTATATTTCAATGGAATCCCGCTACTGACAACGAAACCGCATCGGCGGGCCTGACCTATCATCTGCGTGTGGGAACCAGCCCCGGCGGTCATGAGGTGTTTTCAGGCGCAAAACACTGGCAACCGGGCCCTGGCAATGTACAGCAAAACACAAGCTGGACGATTGAAAATCTTAACCTGAGCCAACCCTTGTACTGGAGCGTAGAAGCGGTGGACAATAGTTTTGCCACTTCGGGGTTTGCACCCGAACAAGTACTGCTTCCCCCCGGGGGGAATGCCCTTTTTGCCGATGCAGGAATATCTTTTCCCGGGATCGGGGTTGGTTCATTGGAGTGGGGAGATTTTGATGCTGATGGCGATCTGGATATCCTGGCAAGTGGAGATCAGCAAATCAATGGTCCGGGCACGACCCGGCTGTACCGCAACGACGGAGGTAGTTTTAGTCTGGTCAGTCCCCTGCCTTTCGCGAATCTGAAAGAGGGAAGTGCCAGATTCATCGACTTTGACCGGGACAATGATCTCGACGTCATCCTGATGGGGAGAAATAGTTCCAATACGCCCCTGACGATTCTGTATCAGAATGCTTCGGGTACTTATTTGCCGGTGCTCAATCCCAATTTTACAGGCTTATACCGGGGCTCGCTCTCCGTAGCCGATTACGATGACAATGGCTATGCAGATGTTGTGGCAATGGGGCTGAATGCCGCAGGAACCCCTCAAACCATTTTGTATTCCAATATCGACGGAACGTTAGAGCAAAGCGGCATACCGCTGACCGGCCTGTATGATGGCGATATTTCCTGGCATGATCGTTCGGACCGGTTTCCCGACCTTGTCATATCAGGAAAGGGTTTTCTTGGCGATGCTTATACCTTCTATTACCAGAATATAGAGGGAGACCTTACCCAGGTAGGCAGCAATAACCTGCTGTCCCCGATGGCTGAATCAGCTATTGCAGCTAATAACCGGGATGGAGCTGGATTTTACGAGTATGTGGTGATGGGTTCAACGTCTTCGTCGCCGCAAACTTTTGCCTATGTCTTCGACGATCAGACGGAGTCGCTACCGGGTTTTTTGTATGGTGATATTGTCTGGATCGATTTTGACAGTGACGGAGACAATGACCTGGCCATGACCGGGTTAGACCTTCAAAGCAATCAGGTACAGACCCGCCTGTACCAAAATATCAATGACAGCTATTCGCTGGTTTGCGGTGCGGTGCCGGAGGAAGGAAATGACCGGAGCCGCCTGGCCGTGGCCGACTTTGACCAGGATGGAGACCTTGATCTTATGTTCACCTCGTTTGACGGAAACGGGCAGGCTTTTGGCCGTCTTTACCAAAATGATAATAATGCGGTTAACACTCCCCCTTCCCTGCCGCCGGGTTTTTCTTTGTCTGCCAATTGTAATGTGTTGGAACTGAGTTGGGACCCCGCCAATGACAATGAATCCCCCTCCCATGCCTTGAGTTATGCTGTAAAAGCCGGAACGAATGCCGGAGGAAATGATATTTATCCCGGCCAGGCCCTGTCTGACGGAAGCCTCCTGTTGACCGGAGAAGGCAACAATGGCAGTCTTACTTCTGTCCGGATTCCGGTATCTGCCTCCGGGATGTATTATGTGGGCGTACAAACCATCGACAATGGATTTGAAGCTTCGGGTTTCCTGATAGATTCCATTGCTGTGGTAATTGTGCCTGATAGCCAGTTGGTTGTGAGCGAAGTGCCTATTCAGTTTCCCCGGGCAAATAGCCGTGGACAGCAAATTCGCCTGTTTGATCTGGACGAAAACGGATATCCTGACGTCTTTACCAAAACCAGAAGAGGATCCAATATTCCTTATGTGGACAGCACCTGGGTGTTATTGAATGATGGCTCATCGTATTCGCTGGACACCCTTTTCTCTCATGACGAAATAAGCACCTTTGTCGATTTTGACGATTTCAACGGGGATGGACAAATTGACCTTTTATATACGGTTGACTTTTCTCCCATCATAGGTCAGCCTGATTCAACTTATATTTATCCCGGTTTGGGAAATGGCGCATTTGGCGCTCCGGTCAAAGATACTCTTCCCGATTTTTTGAGTGTCAGTTCTGGTCAGGTGGTTGACTATAACCATGACGGAAATACGGATCTGCTGGTAAGTGAACAAAACCTGGCCAGTAAACCTTATAAAATTCTTTACTACGATGATTCCAGGGCAGTGCTTGATGTAGTAGAACTGGATAGCTCTACCTATACCTCCACTTTTTTCCGTTCCCTTAACAGATTTCAATTTGATCTGAATTCAGATGGTTATGCGGACTTAGTGGTGGGGAAACGAGATTCTGCAACATTTTTTTTATTCAGAAGAAATCCGCTAACCTACATCAATGATCAAAACGGAGGGTTTACCCTGTATGATCATATCCGCCCTGACACTGCTGCTATTTACCCTCATCTGGAATATTATCCCGGGGATCTGGACAACGACGGAGACCAGGACCTGATAGCGAGATATCTGATCGGAGAACCCGGTACTCCGGACCGGAGATCGGTATTCAGGTTTATGCGAAATGACGGCAACCTGGTTTTCACTACCCTGAATCTGGCAAGTACGGAGGACTCTCTGGTCATATTAGCCGGGCCTGGTGCTGTCTTTGATTTTGATAATGACGGTGATCTGGATATTCTTACCCTCGAACTCAGTTTATCAGGAAGTATTCACCTGATTGAGAACTTTGGGAACTTTGAATTCCACGAGCGGAAACTATGTCTGGACTATGAAAAACCATCCCTGATATTGACTGATCTTAACGGCGATCAGAACATGGATCTTATCGGTATTAGTTCAGGAGGAATAGCACCTGTACTCAGGCAGGCCACTTATCAAACCGCCTCCCCCAATGTTGCCCCGTCTGCTCCTTCCGGTCTGACCGCAGTTTACCGGCCGGCAGACTCTGTACTCACCCTTTCATGGCTCCCTTCGACGGATGACAAAACCCCCGCTCCGGGCCTGAGTTATAACCTCCGTATGGGCAGTGCTCCCGGAGTTGCCGATATTATACATCCCCTGTCTGTCATTGATACCGGAAATCCGCTGGATGGGCGACGCCTGATTACAGAAATTGGCAATGCTTTTCAGCAGACCGCATGGAATTTTCATAAAGTAAAAATCGGTGTGGATTATTACTGGTCAGTACAGGCCATTGACCATAGTTATGCAGGTTCAGCATTTGGGGCAGAACACATCGCCGCCTCCAACCGTTCCAACGGCAACGGCGCTGCATCCGGTACAATGGGAACCGGTAACCCCGATGGAAGATACGGCGCTGGAAGGAGTTCCGGTCTGGATGTGCCTATTCCCGATGCTTGGATTGCCCTGACTGACGACCTCTCCGGAGACACCTTGCTTGTGGACAAAACCGACAGTCAGGGACACTTCGATTTTTTAAATCTGCTCTCTGGGGATTACCGCATTGTAGCAGCTTACAACAACCTCCCTATGCATCCGGACAATCCTGTGTTAAGTCTGTCTTCGGGCAATGAAACGTTTGCGGTTACTGTGCTGGCTTCCACAGATTATATCTATGTGGTGATTGATTCCGTGACGAGTAGAATACAATCGGGGCTTTCACCTGACAAACTGTTGGTGTACCCCAACCCTGCAGAAGATCTGGTGGTAATAGAATATCCTTACCATGCGCCAGGCTCCGCCGAGGTTCAACTGGTAAATATGCTGGGGGAATGCCTCACACGCCAGCCCTGGGATGGTTTCGGGAAGATGAAACTGGATCTGAGTCCTTTTCCTTCAGGTTTTTATCTGCTAAACTTCGTTTCGCCTACCGGAACACTGAGCCGCAAACTGGTGATAAACTGA
- a CDS encoding asparagine synthetase B, producing the protein MKKSILLLSILWLSSYARADYLLVPMDYAQSEHLKAYGIAYWVLEYNVDVDWLLNYRGGSFMFKYTSVFEQELQIRGVSFEKISDAKSSQILAYVTSDEVNMDAVKLEKAPKVAVYSPKSKQPWDDAVTLALTYAEIPYEVIYDPEVLDGKLSEYDWLHLHHEDFTGQYGKFYASYRNVKWYMDEVAAQEATAQMYGYSKVSLMKLAVSKKIKQFLTDGGFLFAMCSATDTYDIALAAEGVDICESMFDGDPMDPAAQDKLDYSKALAFKNFQLVRSPYQYEFSDIDSNLGRNVPEHMDYFTLFEFSAKWDPVPTMLCQNHTRTIKGFMGQTTAFRSSLLKPEVLVMGELKAYGEARYVHGNLGKGMWTYYGGHDPEDYRHYVGEDPTELALHPSSPGYRLILNNILFPAARKKKQKT; encoded by the coding sequence ATGAAAAAAAGTATTCTGCTTCTCTCCATTCTCTGGTTGTCGTCCTATGCCCGTGCTGACTATTTGCTCGTGCCCATGGATTATGCACAGTCAGAGCATCTGAAAGCATACGGCATCGCCTATTGGGTGTTGGAGTATAATGTGGATGTTGACTGGCTGCTCAATTATCGGGGCGGGAGTTTTATGTTTAAATATACGTCTGTATTTGAACAGGAACTTCAGATACGCGGGGTGAGTTTTGAAAAAATTTCAGACGCCAAATCCAGCCAGATTCTGGCTTATGTCACTTCTGATGAGGTGAATATGGACGCGGTCAAACTGGAAAAGGCGCCCAAAGTTGCGGTATATTCTCCGAAAAGTAAACAACCCTGGGATGACGCCGTAACCCTGGCGCTTACCTATGCTGAGATTCCTTACGAAGTCATATATGACCCTGAAGTCCTCGACGGCAAACTCTCAGAATATGACTGGCTCCACCTTCATCATGAGGATTTTACGGGGCAGTATGGCAAATTTTATGCTTCTTACCGCAATGTAAAATGGTATATGGATGAAGTCGCCGCACAGGAAGCTACCGCCCAGATGTATGGTTATTCCAAAGTCAGCCTGATGAAACTGGCTGTTTCCAAAAAAATAAAACAATTCCTCACCGATGGCGGCTTCCTCTTTGCCATGTGCTCGGCTACTGATACCTATGATATCGCCCTGGCTGCGGAGGGGGTGGATATCTGCGAATCAATGTTTGACGGAGATCCAATGGATCCAGCCGCACAGGATAAACTTGACTATTCCAAGGCGCTGGCTTTCAAAAATTTCCAATTGGTACGCAGCCCTTATCAATACGAATTTTCAGATATAGATTCAAATCTCGGCCGCAATGTGCCTGAGCATATGGACTATTTTACCCTGTTTGAGTTTTCTGCCAAATGGGATCCTGTGCCCACCATGCTCTGCCAAAACCATACCCGCACCATCAAAGGTTTTATGGGGCAGACAACTGCTTTCCGTTCCAGCCTGCTCAAACCCGAAGTGCTGGTCATGGGCGAACTTAAAGCCTACGGAGAAGCGCGTTATGTCCATGGCAACCTTGGCAAAGGCATGTGGACTTACTACGGCGGGCACGATCCCGAAGATTACCGCCATTATGTGGGCGAAGACCCCACCGAACTGGCCCTCCACCCGAGTTCGCCCGGTTACCGGTTGATTCTCAACAATATCCTTTTCCCTGCTGCAAGAAAGAAGAAGCAAAAGACGTGA
- a CDS encoding ABC transporter permease: MNFIQFFTEGIKIAFAAIGANRMRAVLTMLGVGTGIFAIVGILTMVNSMQTSITKNLSALGNTTIFVHHWPWADNRNDWYKFINRPKVSYRDYQKLKQNLTRVEGVCYEVTVGGQTVRSDGRSISNVQLVGSTPDMSKVRDLKFTEGRYFSEVEQHLGSAVCIVGYNISDNLFPDGNSVGKYIRISGQRLMITGVMEKVGSNMLFGGASEDDKVYVPYSVLPKMFNLNARNSEKVITIKASHYEDLPYIESETIGLIRVARGLRPKVENNFAINKQEALMSQFDKMFGYLKTGGWFISIFSILIGGFSIGNIMYISVKERTREIGIQKALGATKGFILYQFVMEAVLICFMGGLIGLGFVFGIGALIQTAMNSLDLPLKVAFAFGDLMTGVGLSVFTGLVSGILPASMAASLDPVNAIRQA, from the coding sequence ATGAACTTCATCCAGTTTTTTACAGAAGGCATCAAAATAGCATTTGCAGCAATCGGAGCCAACCGTATGCGTGCGGTTTTGACAATGCTGGGCGTTGGCACAGGCATTTTTGCGATTGTAGGGATTCTGACGATGGTAAACTCTATGCAGACTTCCATCACCAAAAACCTCTCTGCGCTGGGAAATACCACCATTTTCGTACATCACTGGCCCTGGGCTGACAACCGCAACGACTGGTATAAATTTATCAACAGACCCAAAGTAAGCTACCGCGATTATCAGAAGCTCAAACAAAACCTCACCCGTGTGGAGGGGGTCTGTTACGAGGTTACTGTAGGCGGTCAAACGGTAAGATCAGACGGGAGAAGCATTTCAAATGTACAACTGGTAGGTTCTACCCCCGATATGAGCAAAGTCCGGGATTTGAAGTTTACTGAGGGGAGGTATTTTTCTGAAGTAGAGCAACACCTGGGCAGTGCGGTATGCATTGTGGGCTATAATATCAGCGACAACCTGTTTCCCGACGGAAATTCAGTGGGAAAATATATCCGTATTTCGGGTCAAAGGCTCATGATTACGGGCGTCATGGAAAAAGTGGGCTCCAATATGCTTTTTGGTGGGGCAAGTGAAGATGACAAAGTATATGTCCCCTATTCGGTATTGCCCAAAATGTTTAACCTCAATGCCCGCAATTCCGAAAAAGTAATTACCATCAAAGCCTCTCATTATGAGGATTTACCCTATATCGAAAGTGAAACCATTGGTCTGATCAGAGTCGCACGGGGCCTGCGCCCTAAGGTTGAAAACAATTTTGCCATCAACAAGCAGGAAGCATTGATGTCGCAGTTTGATAAAATGTTTGGCTACCTTAAGACCGGGGGCTGGTTTATCAGCATATTTTCCATTCTGATTGGTGGTTTTAGTATCGGTAATATCATGTATATATCGGTCAAAGAAAGAACCCGGGAAATCGGCATTCAAAAAGCGCTTGGAGCGACAAAAGGGTTTATTCTGTATCAGTTTGTCATGGAGGCTGTATTGATCTGCTTTATGGGCGGGCTCATCGGCCTGGGGTTTGTATTTGGAATAGGCGCACTCATCCAAACCGCAATGAACAGCCTGGACTTGCCCCTAAAGGTCGCATTTGCCTTTGGAGATCTGATGACCGGTGTCGGGCTTTCGGTATTTACGGGGCTTGTTTCGGGCATCCTGCCAGCGTCTATGGCAGCCTCACTCGATCCGGTAAATGCGATCAGACAGGCATAA
- a CDS encoding response regulator transcription factor: MTPIRLIITDDHKIFRQGLVSLLEKEPHIQVTGEAANGDALKALMKINPPDLVLMDVEMPHTDGLAATRWLKENHPGVRVLAMTFHREPAFIKGMLHAGVDGYLLKDTGKEELLQAIEVLSAGNTYFSPAVSGQIMDSLRPNAQISPILSEREMEIIQLIADQLTTRQISKKLNLSHLTVETHRKNIFLKLGVRNVAGLVRLAYSKGWIQ; this comes from the coding sequence ATGACACCCATTAGACTGATTATCACCGACGACCACAAGATTTTCCGTCAGGGGCTTGTATCCTTGTTGGAGAAAGAGCCCCATATTCAGGTGACAGGTGAGGCTGCCAATGGCGATGCGCTGAAAGCGTTGATGAAAATTAACCCTCCCGATCTGGTGCTTATGGATGTGGAAATGCCACATACCGATGGACTGGCTGCCACACGCTGGCTGAAAGAAAACCATCCGGGGGTCCGGGTACTGGCGATGACTTTTCATCGGGAACCTGCTTTTATCAAAGGCATGCTCCATGCAGGTGTGGATGGCTATCTGTTGAAAGATACGGGTAAGGAAGAGTTGTTGCAGGCGATTGAAGTTTTGTCTGCGGGGAATACCTATTTCTCCCCCGCTGTTTCAGGGCAGATCATGGATTCGCTGCGTCCCAATGCGCAGATATCACCGATTTTGTCTGAAAGAGAAATGGAAATCATCCAGTTGATTGCCGACCAGCTTACTACCCGGCAAATCAGCAAGAAGCTGAACCTCAGTCACCTGACGGTTGAAACCCATCGCAAAAACATTTTCCTCAAGCTGGGCGTTCGCAATGTAGCCGGCCTGGTAAGACTCGCTTACAGCAAAGGCTGGATTCAGTAA
- a CDS encoding sensor histidine kinase — MVAFHIRHYVAGVMMALWWTCGMAQSVEKDSLKNLLLQANRDPQVDTYLTLAESWQKTDVDSSYFFLTKAYDLAFESGQQEVLAKINNARAIHWFFRGETDSAQVYITFAMEQASDQPSLIRVTTYSHYGLILAQQGQYNAAAQWHIKALEDATTLGDSLSMIRAQNNLGRVYQALDDIDHAMNWYNHALRLSKSLGADAHSAKILGNMGQIMLTENRLEEAYRYQKDALQIFDRLNDDFSRSITLMDLGQISQMRHLPDTARWYYNHSLALSRRIRDEIGIIYTLANIASLESERGNYFEALTYLDTALRRSQEQSFPEGIKFSYEGLAETYTRMGDYPKAMEYHLLYDQWRDSLASRDYLETIRELETKYRSEQQQNEIYRLSELQRQQTASIQARDDLIMILVFAGLLVLIVAIFGFVFFQQHSQMQQQQKVFSAISETEVAERTRIARDLHDSVGAMLATAHHHLSGMENIFANQPEKRAELSGLLKKISEESRQIAHNLMPETLSRFGLVPAVESLIARINSGDRLNIQILAHGMGPRLPANIELHLFRIIQELLQNVIKHADGASRATLYLTRYPRELTLMLEDNGRGFLLSEAPAGMGLSNVRNRVNLLGGTFVIDSGPGQGATISLTIPIPPVPIRPFPNDGFSSHDTH; from the coding sequence ATGGTTGCATTCCACATAAGACACTATGTTGCCGGGGTCATGATGGCTTTATGGTGGACTTGTGGAATGGCTCAATCTGTTGAAAAAGATAGCCTGAAAAACCTGTTGTTGCAGGCAAACAGAGATCCTCAGGTGGATACTTATTTGACTTTGGCCGAAAGTTGGCAAAAAACGGATGTGGACAGCTCGTACTTTTTTCTTACAAAAGCCTATGATCTGGCATTTGAGTCCGGGCAACAGGAGGTTCTGGCAAAAATCAATAATGCACGGGCCATACACTGGTTTTTCCGCGGTGAAACCGACAGTGCGCAGGTTTATATCACCTTTGCTATGGAACAGGCCTCTGACCAGCCTTCTCTTATTCGGGTGACTACCTATAGCCATTATGGACTTATTCTGGCCCAACAGGGGCAATACAATGCTGCTGCCCAATGGCATATCAAAGCCCTGGAGGATGCCACCACGCTGGGCGATAGTCTGAGTATGATCCGCGCGCAGAATAATCTGGGGAGAGTTTACCAGGCACTGGATGATATAGATCATGCGATGAACTGGTACAATCATGCGCTCAGACTAAGCAAGTCGCTTGGCGCTGATGCACATTCTGCAAAGATTCTGGGCAATATGGGACAGATTATGCTCACGGAAAACCGGCTTGAAGAAGCATACCGGTATCAAAAAGATGCACTGCAAATCTTTGACCGCTTAAATGACGATTTTTCCCGGTCTATTACGCTGATGGATCTTGGACAAATATCTCAAATGAGGCACCTGCCTGATACCGCGAGGTGGTATTATAATCATTCCCTTGCCCTCAGCCGGCGGATTCGCGACGAAATCGGGATCATTTATACGCTCGCCAACATCGCCTCTCTGGAAAGTGAACGGGGCAACTATTTCGAAGCCCTAACCTATCTCGACACTGCCCTTCGCCGGAGTCAGGAGCAATCTTTCCCTGAGGGGATAAAGTTTAGCTACGAAGGGCTGGCAGAAACTTATACCCGCATGGGAGATTATCCCAAAGCGATGGAGTATCACCTGCTATACGACCAATGGAGAGACAGTCTCGCCAGCAGAGATTATCTGGAAACCATTCGGGAACTGGAAACAAAATACAGGTCGGAACAGCAGCAGAATGAAATCTATCGTTTGTCTGAGCTCCAGCGTCAGCAGACAGCCTCTATTCAGGCTCGCGATGACCTGATCATGATTCTGGTCTTCGCCGGATTGCTAGTGCTGATAGTGGCGATATTTGGATTTGTATTTTTTCAGCAGCACAGCCAAATGCAACAGCAGCAGAAAGTATTCAGCGCTATATCGGAAACGGAAGTTGCTGAGCGTACGCGGATTGCGCGGGATTTACATGACAGTGTGGGTGCCATGCTCGCAACGGCCCATCATCACCTCTCAGGTATGGAAAACATTTTTGCCAACCAGCCGGAGAAACGGGCAGAATTGAGCGGTCTGCTCAAAAAAATATCGGAAGAGTCCCGCCAGATTGCCCATAATTTGATGCCGGAGACGCTCTCCCGCTTTGGGTTGGTTCCAGCTGTGGAAAGTCTTATTGCCCGGATCAATAGCGGCGATCGCCTGAATATTCAGATTCTTGCACATGGAATGGGGCCCCGCCTTCCTGCCAACATAGAACTGCATTTGTTTCGCATCATTCAGGAATTGCTGCAAAATGTGATAAAACATGCCGATGGTGCATCCCGCGCTACTTTATACCTCACCCGCTACCCTCGGGAATTAACCCTGATGCTCGAAGATAATGGAAGGGGGTTTTTGTTATCGGAAGCTCCTGCCGGCATGGGGTTGTCTAATGTCCGCAACCGTGTCAATTTACTTGGAGGAACGTTTGTAATTGACTCAGGTCCCGGCCAGGGGGCCACCATTAGCCTGACTATCCCTATTCCTCCAGTCCCGATTCGTCCGTTTCCAAACGATGGTTTTTCTTCCCATGACACCCATTAG